The stretch of DNA GCCGTTCTCCACGATGGAGACGAAGACGTCCTCGCCGCCGATGCCGAGGTGCTCCAACTGCTCGGCGACGGCTCGGAAGACGCGTTGCTTGACCTCGGTCGTGCGTCCTGACTGAGTGAAGATCTGGATCAACACGAGCCGGTCGGTGCGTGCGAATCCGAGGCCGGCATCGAGGGCAATGACGTGGTCGGCGTCGTGCTCGGTGATGAGCTGGAATCTGTCCCGCTCGGGGACGTGCAGCACATCCACCAGCGCGCGGTGCGTCGCGTCGGCGATCGCCC from Streptomyces sp. 6-11-2 encodes:
- a CDS encoding tautomerase family protein, giving the protein MPLVRIDLIRGRRPDELRAIADATHRALVDVLHVPERDRFQLITEHDADHVIALDAGLGFARTDRLVLIQIFTQSGRTTEVKQRVFRAVAEQLEHLGIGGEDVFVSIVENGPQDWSFGFGRAQYTEGALPVPGR